Proteins co-encoded in one Tursiops truncatus isolate mTurTru1 chromosome 17, mTurTru1.mat.Y, whole genome shotgun sequence genomic window:
- the HSF1 gene encoding heat shock factor protein 1 isoform X6, translated as MDLPVGPGAAGPSNVPAFLTKLWTLVSDPDTDALICWSPSGNSFHVLDQGQFAKEVLPKYFKHSNMASFVRQLNMYGFRKVVHIEQGGLVKPERDDTEFQHPCFLRGQEQLLENIKRKVTSVSTLRSEDIKIHQDSVTKLLTDVQLMKGKQESMDSKLLAMKHENEALWREVASLRQKHAQQQKVVNKLIQFLISLVQSNRILGVKRKIPLMLNDSSSAHSMPKYGRQFSLERIHGPGPYSAQSPAYSGSSLYPPDAVASSGPIISDITELAPGSPLASAGGSVAERPLSSSPLVRVKEEPPSPPRSPRAEDASPSQPSSVVETPLSPTALIDSILRESEPAPAASAPALADAGGRPPSPRPASAPEKCLSVACLDKTELSDHLDAMDSNLDNLQTMLTSHGFSVDTSTLLDLFSPSVTVPDMSLPDLDSSLASEPPRPLEAESSSPDSGKQLVHYTAQPLLLLDPGSVDVGGGDLPVLFELGDGSYFSEGDDYTDDPTISLLTGSEPPKAKDPTVS; from the exons AGTGGGAACAGCTTCCACGTGCTGGACCAGGGCCAGTTCGCCAAGGAGGTGCTGCCCAAGTACTTCAAGCACAGCAACATGGCCAGCTTCGTGCGGCAGCTCAACATGT ATGGCTTCCGGAAGGTGGTCCACATCGAGCAGGGCGGCCTGGTCAAGCCAGAGAGGGACGACACCGAGTTCCAGCACCCGTGCTTCCTGCGCGGCCAGGAGCAGCTCCTGGAGAACATCAAGAGGAAAGTGACCAGC GTGTCCACCCTGAGGAGCGAGGACATAAAGATTCACCAGGACAGTGTCACCAAGCTGCTGACCGACGTGCAGCTGATGAAGGGGAAGCAGGAGAGCATGGACTCCAAGCTGCTGGCCATGAAGCA TGAGAACGAGGCCCTGTGGCGGGAGGTGGCCAGCCTGCGGCAGAAGCACGCCCAACAGCAGAAAGTCGTCAACAAG CTCATCCAGTTCCTCATCTCGCTGGTGCAGTCGAACCGGATCCTGGGGGTGAAGAGAAAGAT ccCGCTGATGCTGAACGACAGCAGCTCCGCGCATTCCATGCCCAAGTACGGCCGGCAGTTCTCTCTGGAGCGCATCCACGGCCCGGGGCCCTACTCG GCTCAGTCCCCGGCCTATAGCGGCTCCAGCCTCTACCCCCCAGACGCTGTTGCCAGCTCCGGACCCATCATCTCCGACATCACCGAGCTGGCCCCCGGCAGCCCCTTGGCCTCCGCAGGCGGGAGCGTAGCTGAGAG GCCCCTGTCCAGCAGCCCCCTGGTTCGAGTCAAGGAGGAGCCCCCCAGCCCACCTCGGAGCCCCCGGGCAGAGGATGCCAGTCCCAGCCAGCCGTCCTCCGTGGTGGAGACGCCCCTGTCCCCGACCGCCCTCATTGATTCCATCCTGCGGGAGAGCGAGCCTGCACCGGCCGCCTCGGCCCCGGCCCTCGCCGATGCCGGGGGCCGCCCCCCCTCGCCCCGGCCTGCCTCGGCCCCCGAGAAGTGCCTCAGCGTAGCCTGCCTGGACAA GACCGAGCTCAGCGACCACCTGGATGCCATGGACTCCAACCTGGACAACCTGCAGACCATGCTGACAAGCCACGGCTTCAGCGTGGACACCAGCACCCTGCTGGAC TTGTTCAGCCCTTCGGTGACAGTGCCTGACATGAGCCTGCCCGACCTTGACAGCAGCCTGGCCAGC GAGCCCCCCAGGCCTCTTGAAGCAGAGAGCAGCAGCCCTGACTCAG ggAAGCAGCTGGTGCACTACACGGCCCAGCCCCTGCTGCTGCTGGACCCTGGCTCCGTGGACGTCGGGGGTGGCGACCTGCCGGTGCTCTTCGAGCTGGGAGACGGCTCCTACTTCTCCGAGGGGGATGACTACACAGACGACCCCACCATCTCCCTGCTGACGGGCTCGGAGCCCCCCAAAGCCAAGGACCCCACTGTCTCCTAG
- the HSF1 gene encoding heat shock factor protein 1 isoform X2, whose amino-acid sequence MDLPVGPGAAGPSNVPAFLTKLWTLVSDPDTDALICWSPSGNSFHVLDQGQFAKEVLPKYFKHSNMASFVRQLNMYGFRKVVHIEQGGLVKPERDDTEFQHPCFLRGQEQLLENIKRKVTSAISVTAPLGTQVSTLRSEDIKIHQDSVTKLLTDVQLMKGKQESMDSKLLAMKHENEALWREVASLRQKHAQQQKVVNKLIQFLISLVQSNRILGVKRKIPLMLNDSSSAHSMPKYGRQFSLERIHGPGPYSAQSPAYSGSSLYPPDAVASSGPIISDITELAPGSPLASAGGSVAERPLSSSPLVRVKEEPPSPPRSPRAEDASPSQPSSVVETPLSPTALIDSILRESEPAPAASAPALADAGGRPPSPRPASAPEKCLSVACLDNVARAPQMSGVARLFPCPSSSLHGRVQPGTELSDHLDAMDSNLDNLQTMLTSHGFSVDTSTLLDLFSPSVTVPDMSLPDLDSSLASEPPRPLEAESSSPDSGKQLVHYTAQPLLLLDPGSVDVGGGDLPVLFELGDGSYFSEGDDYTDDPTISLLTGSEPPKAKDPTVS is encoded by the exons AGTGGGAACAGCTTCCACGTGCTGGACCAGGGCCAGTTCGCCAAGGAGGTGCTGCCCAAGTACTTCAAGCACAGCAACATGGCCAGCTTCGTGCGGCAGCTCAACATGT ATGGCTTCCGGAAGGTGGTCCACATCGAGCAGGGCGGCCTGGTCAAGCCAGAGAGGGACGACACCGAGTTCCAGCACCCGTGCTTCCTGCGCGGCCAGGAGCAGCTCCTGGAGAACATCAAGAGGAAAGTGACCAGC GCCATCTCAGTGACTGCTCCCCTGGGGACCCAGGTGTCCACCCTGAGGAGCGAGGACATAAAGATTCACCAGGACAGTGTCACCAAGCTGCTGACCGACGTGCAGCTGATGAAGGGGAAGCAGGAGAGCATGGACTCCAAGCTGCTGGCCATGAAGCA TGAGAACGAGGCCCTGTGGCGGGAGGTGGCCAGCCTGCGGCAGAAGCACGCCCAACAGCAGAAAGTCGTCAACAAG CTCATCCAGTTCCTCATCTCGCTGGTGCAGTCGAACCGGATCCTGGGGGTGAAGAGAAAGAT ccCGCTGATGCTGAACGACAGCAGCTCCGCGCATTCCATGCCCAAGTACGGCCGGCAGTTCTCTCTGGAGCGCATCCACGGCCCGGGGCCCTACTCG GCTCAGTCCCCGGCCTATAGCGGCTCCAGCCTCTACCCCCCAGACGCTGTTGCCAGCTCCGGACCCATCATCTCCGACATCACCGAGCTGGCCCCCGGCAGCCCCTTGGCCTCCGCAGGCGGGAGCGTAGCTGAGAG GCCCCTGTCCAGCAGCCCCCTGGTTCGAGTCAAGGAGGAGCCCCCCAGCCCACCTCGGAGCCCCCGGGCAGAGGATGCCAGTCCCAGCCAGCCGTCCTCCGTGGTGGAGACGCCCCTGTCCCCGACCGCCCTCATTGATTCCATCCTGCGGGAGAGCGAGCCTGCACCGGCCGCCTCGGCCCCGGCCCTCGCCGATGCCGGGGGCCGCCCCCCCTCGCCCCGGCCTGCCTCGGCCCCCGAGAAGTGCCTCAGCGTAGCCTGCCTGGACAA TGTGGCTCGCGCTCCACAGATGTCTGGGGTCGCCCgcctcttcccctgcccctcctcctctctacATGGCCGAGTCCAGCCAGG GACCGAGCTCAGCGACCACCTGGATGCCATGGACTCCAACCTGGACAACCTGCAGACCATGCTGACAAGCCACGGCTTCAGCGTGGACACCAGCACCCTGCTGGAC TTGTTCAGCCCTTCGGTGACAGTGCCTGACATGAGCCTGCCCGACCTTGACAGCAGCCTGGCCAGC GAGCCCCCCAGGCCTCTTGAAGCAGAGAGCAGCAGCCCTGACTCAG ggAAGCAGCTGGTGCACTACACGGCCCAGCCCCTGCTGCTGCTGGACCCTGGCTCCGTGGACGTCGGGGGTGGCGACCTGCCGGTGCTCTTCGAGCTGGGAGACGGCTCCTACTTCTCCGAGGGGGATGACTACACAGACGACCCCACCATCTCCCTGCTGACGGGCTCGGAGCCCCCCAAAGCCAAGGACCCCACTGTCTCCTAG
- the HSF1 gene encoding heat shock factor protein 1 isoform X3: protein MDLPVGPGAAGPSNVPAFLTKLWTLVSDPDTDALICWSPSGNSFHVLDQGQFAKEVLPKYFKHSNMASFVRQLNMYGFRKVVHIEQGGLVKPERDDTEFQHPCFLRGQEQLLENIKRKVTSVSTLRSEDIKIHQDSVTKLLTDVQLMKGKQESMDSKLLAMKHENEALWREVASLRQKHAQQQKVVNKLIQFLISLVQSNRILGVKRKIPLMLNDSSSAHSMPKYGRQFSLERIHGPGPYSAQSPAYSGSSLYPPDAVASSGPIISDITELAPGSPLASAGGSVAERPLSSSPLVRVKEEPPSPPRSPRAEDASPSQPSSVVETPLSPTALIDSILRESEPAPAASAPALADAGGRPPSPRPASAPEKCLSVACLDNVARAPQMSGVARLFPCPSSSLHGRVQPGTELSDHLDAMDSNLDNLQTMLTSHGFSVDTSTLLDLFSPSVTVPDMSLPDLDSSLASIQELLSPQEPPRPLEAESSSPDSGKQLVHYTAQPLLLLDPGSVDVGGGDLPVLFELGDGSYFSEGDDYTDDPTISLLTGSEPPKAKDPTVS from the exons AGTGGGAACAGCTTCCACGTGCTGGACCAGGGCCAGTTCGCCAAGGAGGTGCTGCCCAAGTACTTCAAGCACAGCAACATGGCCAGCTTCGTGCGGCAGCTCAACATGT ATGGCTTCCGGAAGGTGGTCCACATCGAGCAGGGCGGCCTGGTCAAGCCAGAGAGGGACGACACCGAGTTCCAGCACCCGTGCTTCCTGCGCGGCCAGGAGCAGCTCCTGGAGAACATCAAGAGGAAAGTGACCAGC GTGTCCACCCTGAGGAGCGAGGACATAAAGATTCACCAGGACAGTGTCACCAAGCTGCTGACCGACGTGCAGCTGATGAAGGGGAAGCAGGAGAGCATGGACTCCAAGCTGCTGGCCATGAAGCA TGAGAACGAGGCCCTGTGGCGGGAGGTGGCCAGCCTGCGGCAGAAGCACGCCCAACAGCAGAAAGTCGTCAACAAG CTCATCCAGTTCCTCATCTCGCTGGTGCAGTCGAACCGGATCCTGGGGGTGAAGAGAAAGAT ccCGCTGATGCTGAACGACAGCAGCTCCGCGCATTCCATGCCCAAGTACGGCCGGCAGTTCTCTCTGGAGCGCATCCACGGCCCGGGGCCCTACTCG GCTCAGTCCCCGGCCTATAGCGGCTCCAGCCTCTACCCCCCAGACGCTGTTGCCAGCTCCGGACCCATCATCTCCGACATCACCGAGCTGGCCCCCGGCAGCCCCTTGGCCTCCGCAGGCGGGAGCGTAGCTGAGAG GCCCCTGTCCAGCAGCCCCCTGGTTCGAGTCAAGGAGGAGCCCCCCAGCCCACCTCGGAGCCCCCGGGCAGAGGATGCCAGTCCCAGCCAGCCGTCCTCCGTGGTGGAGACGCCCCTGTCCCCGACCGCCCTCATTGATTCCATCCTGCGGGAGAGCGAGCCTGCACCGGCCGCCTCGGCCCCGGCCCTCGCCGATGCCGGGGGCCGCCCCCCCTCGCCCCGGCCTGCCTCGGCCCCCGAGAAGTGCCTCAGCGTAGCCTGCCTGGACAA TGTGGCTCGCGCTCCACAGATGTCTGGGGTCGCCCgcctcttcccctgcccctcctcctctctacATGGCCGAGTCCAGCCAGG GACCGAGCTCAGCGACCACCTGGATGCCATGGACTCCAACCTGGACAACCTGCAGACCATGCTGACAAGCCACGGCTTCAGCGTGGACACCAGCACCCTGCTGGAC TTGTTCAGCCCTTCGGTGACAGTGCCTGACATGAGCCTGCCCGACCTTGACAGCAGCCTGGCCAGC ATCCAGGAGCTCCTCTCTCCCCAGGAGCCCCCCAGGCCTCTTGAAGCAGAGAGCAGCAGCCCTGACTCAG ggAAGCAGCTGGTGCACTACACGGCCCAGCCCCTGCTGCTGCTGGACCCTGGCTCCGTGGACGTCGGGGGTGGCGACCTGCCGGTGCTCTTCGAGCTGGGAGACGGCTCCTACTTCTCCGAGGGGGATGACTACACAGACGACCCCACCATCTCCCTGCTGACGGGCTCGGAGCCCCCCAAAGCCAAGGACCCCACTGTCTCCTAG
- the HSF1 gene encoding heat shock factor protein 1 isoform X5: MDLPVGPGAAGPSNVPAFLTKLWTLVSDPDTDALICWSPSGNSFHVLDQGQFAKEVLPKYFKHSNMASFVRQLNMYGFRKVVHIEQGGLVKPERDDTEFQHPCFLRGQEQLLENIKRKVTSVSTLRSEDIKIHQDSVTKLLTDVQLMKGKQESMDSKLLAMKHENEALWREVASLRQKHAQQQKVVNKLIQFLISLVQSNRILGVKRKIPLMLNDSSSAHSMPKYGRQFSLERIHGPGPYSAQSPAYSGSSLYPPDAVASSGPIISDITELAPGSPLASAGGSVAERPLSSSPLVRVKEEPPSPPRSPRAEDASPSQPSSVVETPLSPTALIDSILRESEPAPAASAPALADAGGRPPSPRPASAPEKCLSVACLDKTELSDHLDAMDSNLDNLQTMLTSHGFSVDTSTLLDLFSPSVTVPDMSLPDLDSSLASIQELLSPQEPPRPLEAESSSPDSGKQLVHYTAQPLLLLDPGSVDVGGGDLPVLFELGDGSYFSEGDDYTDDPTISLLTGSEPPKAKDPTVS, translated from the exons AGTGGGAACAGCTTCCACGTGCTGGACCAGGGCCAGTTCGCCAAGGAGGTGCTGCCCAAGTACTTCAAGCACAGCAACATGGCCAGCTTCGTGCGGCAGCTCAACATGT ATGGCTTCCGGAAGGTGGTCCACATCGAGCAGGGCGGCCTGGTCAAGCCAGAGAGGGACGACACCGAGTTCCAGCACCCGTGCTTCCTGCGCGGCCAGGAGCAGCTCCTGGAGAACATCAAGAGGAAAGTGACCAGC GTGTCCACCCTGAGGAGCGAGGACATAAAGATTCACCAGGACAGTGTCACCAAGCTGCTGACCGACGTGCAGCTGATGAAGGGGAAGCAGGAGAGCATGGACTCCAAGCTGCTGGCCATGAAGCA TGAGAACGAGGCCCTGTGGCGGGAGGTGGCCAGCCTGCGGCAGAAGCACGCCCAACAGCAGAAAGTCGTCAACAAG CTCATCCAGTTCCTCATCTCGCTGGTGCAGTCGAACCGGATCCTGGGGGTGAAGAGAAAGAT ccCGCTGATGCTGAACGACAGCAGCTCCGCGCATTCCATGCCCAAGTACGGCCGGCAGTTCTCTCTGGAGCGCATCCACGGCCCGGGGCCCTACTCG GCTCAGTCCCCGGCCTATAGCGGCTCCAGCCTCTACCCCCCAGACGCTGTTGCCAGCTCCGGACCCATCATCTCCGACATCACCGAGCTGGCCCCCGGCAGCCCCTTGGCCTCCGCAGGCGGGAGCGTAGCTGAGAG GCCCCTGTCCAGCAGCCCCCTGGTTCGAGTCAAGGAGGAGCCCCCCAGCCCACCTCGGAGCCCCCGGGCAGAGGATGCCAGTCCCAGCCAGCCGTCCTCCGTGGTGGAGACGCCCCTGTCCCCGACCGCCCTCATTGATTCCATCCTGCGGGAGAGCGAGCCTGCACCGGCCGCCTCGGCCCCGGCCCTCGCCGATGCCGGGGGCCGCCCCCCCTCGCCCCGGCCTGCCTCGGCCCCCGAGAAGTGCCTCAGCGTAGCCTGCCTGGACAA GACCGAGCTCAGCGACCACCTGGATGCCATGGACTCCAACCTGGACAACCTGCAGACCATGCTGACAAGCCACGGCTTCAGCGTGGACACCAGCACCCTGCTGGAC TTGTTCAGCCCTTCGGTGACAGTGCCTGACATGAGCCTGCCCGACCTTGACAGCAGCCTGGCCAGC ATCCAGGAGCTCCTCTCTCCCCAGGAGCCCCCCAGGCCTCTTGAAGCAGAGAGCAGCAGCCCTGACTCAG ggAAGCAGCTGGTGCACTACACGGCCCAGCCCCTGCTGCTGCTGGACCCTGGCTCCGTGGACGTCGGGGGTGGCGACCTGCCGGTGCTCTTCGAGCTGGGAGACGGCTCCTACTTCTCCGAGGGGGATGACTACACAGACGACCCCACCATCTCCCTGCTGACGGGCTCGGAGCCCCCCAAAGCCAAGGACCCCACTGTCTCCTAG
- the HSF1 gene encoding heat shock factor protein 1 isoform X1 — translation MDLPVGPGAAGPSNVPAFLTKLWTLVSDPDTDALICWSPSGNSFHVLDQGQFAKEVLPKYFKHSNMASFVRQLNMYGFRKVVHIEQGGLVKPERDDTEFQHPCFLRGQEQLLENIKRKVTSAISVTAPLGTQVSTLRSEDIKIHQDSVTKLLTDVQLMKGKQESMDSKLLAMKHENEALWREVASLRQKHAQQQKVVNKLIQFLISLVQSNRILGVKRKIPLMLNDSSSAHSMPKYGRQFSLERIHGPGPYSAQSPAYSGSSLYPPDAVASSGPIISDITELAPGSPLASAGGSVAERPLSSSPLVRVKEEPPSPPRSPRAEDASPSQPSSVVETPLSPTALIDSILRESEPAPAASAPALADAGGRPPSPRPASAPEKCLSVACLDNVARAPQMSGVARLFPCPSSSLHGRVQPGTELSDHLDAMDSNLDNLQTMLTSHGFSVDTSTLLDLFSPSVTVPDMSLPDLDSSLASIQELLSPQEPPRPLEAESSSPDSGKQLVHYTAQPLLLLDPGSVDVGGGDLPVLFELGDGSYFSEGDDYTDDPTISLLTGSEPPKAKDPTVS, via the exons AGTGGGAACAGCTTCCACGTGCTGGACCAGGGCCAGTTCGCCAAGGAGGTGCTGCCCAAGTACTTCAAGCACAGCAACATGGCCAGCTTCGTGCGGCAGCTCAACATGT ATGGCTTCCGGAAGGTGGTCCACATCGAGCAGGGCGGCCTGGTCAAGCCAGAGAGGGACGACACCGAGTTCCAGCACCCGTGCTTCCTGCGCGGCCAGGAGCAGCTCCTGGAGAACATCAAGAGGAAAGTGACCAGC GCCATCTCAGTGACTGCTCCCCTGGGGACCCAGGTGTCCACCCTGAGGAGCGAGGACATAAAGATTCACCAGGACAGTGTCACCAAGCTGCTGACCGACGTGCAGCTGATGAAGGGGAAGCAGGAGAGCATGGACTCCAAGCTGCTGGCCATGAAGCA TGAGAACGAGGCCCTGTGGCGGGAGGTGGCCAGCCTGCGGCAGAAGCACGCCCAACAGCAGAAAGTCGTCAACAAG CTCATCCAGTTCCTCATCTCGCTGGTGCAGTCGAACCGGATCCTGGGGGTGAAGAGAAAGAT ccCGCTGATGCTGAACGACAGCAGCTCCGCGCATTCCATGCCCAAGTACGGCCGGCAGTTCTCTCTGGAGCGCATCCACGGCCCGGGGCCCTACTCG GCTCAGTCCCCGGCCTATAGCGGCTCCAGCCTCTACCCCCCAGACGCTGTTGCCAGCTCCGGACCCATCATCTCCGACATCACCGAGCTGGCCCCCGGCAGCCCCTTGGCCTCCGCAGGCGGGAGCGTAGCTGAGAG GCCCCTGTCCAGCAGCCCCCTGGTTCGAGTCAAGGAGGAGCCCCCCAGCCCACCTCGGAGCCCCCGGGCAGAGGATGCCAGTCCCAGCCAGCCGTCCTCCGTGGTGGAGACGCCCCTGTCCCCGACCGCCCTCATTGATTCCATCCTGCGGGAGAGCGAGCCTGCACCGGCCGCCTCGGCCCCGGCCCTCGCCGATGCCGGGGGCCGCCCCCCCTCGCCCCGGCCTGCCTCGGCCCCCGAGAAGTGCCTCAGCGTAGCCTGCCTGGACAA TGTGGCTCGCGCTCCACAGATGTCTGGGGTCGCCCgcctcttcccctgcccctcctcctctctacATGGCCGAGTCCAGCCAGG GACCGAGCTCAGCGACCACCTGGATGCCATGGACTCCAACCTGGACAACCTGCAGACCATGCTGACAAGCCACGGCTTCAGCGTGGACACCAGCACCCTGCTGGAC TTGTTCAGCCCTTCGGTGACAGTGCCTGACATGAGCCTGCCCGACCTTGACAGCAGCCTGGCCAGC ATCCAGGAGCTCCTCTCTCCCCAGGAGCCCCCCAGGCCTCTTGAAGCAGAGAGCAGCAGCCCTGACTCAG ggAAGCAGCTGGTGCACTACACGGCCCAGCCCCTGCTGCTGCTGGACCCTGGCTCCGTGGACGTCGGGGGTGGCGACCTGCCGGTGCTCTTCGAGCTGGGAGACGGCTCCTACTTCTCCGAGGGGGATGACTACACAGACGACCCCACCATCTCCCTGCTGACGGGCTCGGAGCCCCCCAAAGCCAAGGACCCCACTGTCTCCTAG
- the HSF1 gene encoding heat shock factor protein 1 isoform X4 yields MDLPVGPGAAGPSNVPAFLTKLWTLVSDPDTDALICWSPSGNSFHVLDQGQFAKEVLPKYFKHSNMASFVRQLNMYGFRKVVHIEQGGLVKPERDDTEFQHPCFLRGQEQLLENIKRKVTSAISVTAPLGTQVSTLRSEDIKIHQDSVTKLLTDVQLMKGKQESMDSKLLAMKHENEALWREVASLRQKHAQQQKVVNKLIQFLISLVQSNRILGVKRKIPLMLNDSSSAHSMPKYGRQFSLERIHGPGPYSAQSPAYSGSSLYPPDAVASSGPIISDITELAPGSPLASAGGSVAERPLSSSPLVRVKEEPPSPPRSPRAEDASPSQPSSVVETPLSPTALIDSILRESEPAPAASAPALADAGGRPPSPRPASAPEKCLSVACLDKTELSDHLDAMDSNLDNLQTMLTSHGFSVDTSTLLDLFSPSVTVPDMSLPDLDSSLASIQELLSPQEPPRPLEAESSSPDSGKQLVHYTAQPLLLLDPGSVDVGGGDLPVLFELGDGSYFSEGDDYTDDPTISLLTGSEPPKAKDPTVS; encoded by the exons AGTGGGAACAGCTTCCACGTGCTGGACCAGGGCCAGTTCGCCAAGGAGGTGCTGCCCAAGTACTTCAAGCACAGCAACATGGCCAGCTTCGTGCGGCAGCTCAACATGT ATGGCTTCCGGAAGGTGGTCCACATCGAGCAGGGCGGCCTGGTCAAGCCAGAGAGGGACGACACCGAGTTCCAGCACCCGTGCTTCCTGCGCGGCCAGGAGCAGCTCCTGGAGAACATCAAGAGGAAAGTGACCAGC GCCATCTCAGTGACTGCTCCCCTGGGGACCCAGGTGTCCACCCTGAGGAGCGAGGACATAAAGATTCACCAGGACAGTGTCACCAAGCTGCTGACCGACGTGCAGCTGATGAAGGGGAAGCAGGAGAGCATGGACTCCAAGCTGCTGGCCATGAAGCA TGAGAACGAGGCCCTGTGGCGGGAGGTGGCCAGCCTGCGGCAGAAGCACGCCCAACAGCAGAAAGTCGTCAACAAG CTCATCCAGTTCCTCATCTCGCTGGTGCAGTCGAACCGGATCCTGGGGGTGAAGAGAAAGAT ccCGCTGATGCTGAACGACAGCAGCTCCGCGCATTCCATGCCCAAGTACGGCCGGCAGTTCTCTCTGGAGCGCATCCACGGCCCGGGGCCCTACTCG GCTCAGTCCCCGGCCTATAGCGGCTCCAGCCTCTACCCCCCAGACGCTGTTGCCAGCTCCGGACCCATCATCTCCGACATCACCGAGCTGGCCCCCGGCAGCCCCTTGGCCTCCGCAGGCGGGAGCGTAGCTGAGAG GCCCCTGTCCAGCAGCCCCCTGGTTCGAGTCAAGGAGGAGCCCCCCAGCCCACCTCGGAGCCCCCGGGCAGAGGATGCCAGTCCCAGCCAGCCGTCCTCCGTGGTGGAGACGCCCCTGTCCCCGACCGCCCTCATTGATTCCATCCTGCGGGAGAGCGAGCCTGCACCGGCCGCCTCGGCCCCGGCCCTCGCCGATGCCGGGGGCCGCCCCCCCTCGCCCCGGCCTGCCTCGGCCCCCGAGAAGTGCCTCAGCGTAGCCTGCCTGGACAA GACCGAGCTCAGCGACCACCTGGATGCCATGGACTCCAACCTGGACAACCTGCAGACCATGCTGACAAGCCACGGCTTCAGCGTGGACACCAGCACCCTGCTGGAC TTGTTCAGCCCTTCGGTGACAGTGCCTGACATGAGCCTGCCCGACCTTGACAGCAGCCTGGCCAGC ATCCAGGAGCTCCTCTCTCCCCAGGAGCCCCCCAGGCCTCTTGAAGCAGAGAGCAGCAGCCCTGACTCAG ggAAGCAGCTGGTGCACTACACGGCCCAGCCCCTGCTGCTGCTGGACCCTGGCTCCGTGGACGTCGGGGGTGGCGACCTGCCGGTGCTCTTCGAGCTGGGAGACGGCTCCTACTTCTCCGAGGGGGATGACTACACAGACGACCCCACCATCTCCCTGCTGACGGGCTCGGAGCCCCCCAAAGCCAAGGACCCCACTGTCTCCTAG
- the HSF1 gene encoding heat shock factor protein 1 isoform X7, which produces MASFVRQLNMYGFRKVVHIEQGGLVKPERDDTEFQHPCFLRGQEQLLENIKRKVTSAISVTAPLGTQVSTLRSEDIKIHQDSVTKLLTDVQLMKGKQESMDSKLLAMKHENEALWREVASLRQKHAQQQKVVNKLIQFLISLVQSNRILGVKRKIPLMLNDSSSAHSMPKYGRQFSLERIHGPGPYSAQSPAYSGSSLYPPDAVASSGPIISDITELAPGSPLASAGGSVAERPLSSSPLVRVKEEPPSPPRSPRAEDASPSQPSSVVETPLSPTALIDSILRESEPAPAASAPALADAGGRPPSPRPASAPEKCLSVACLDNVARAPQMSGVARLFPCPSSSLHGRVQPGTELSDHLDAMDSNLDNLQTMLTSHGFSVDTSTLLDLFSPSVTVPDMSLPDLDSSLASIQELLSPQEPPRPLEAESSSPDSGKQLVHYTAQPLLLLDPGSVDVGGGDLPVLFELGDGSYFSEGDDYTDDPTISLLTGSEPPKAKDPTVS; this is translated from the exons ATGGCCAGCTTCGTGCGGCAGCTCAACATGT ATGGCTTCCGGAAGGTGGTCCACATCGAGCAGGGCGGCCTGGTCAAGCCAGAGAGGGACGACACCGAGTTCCAGCACCCGTGCTTCCTGCGCGGCCAGGAGCAGCTCCTGGAGAACATCAAGAGGAAAGTGACCAGC GCCATCTCAGTGACTGCTCCCCTGGGGACCCAGGTGTCCACCCTGAGGAGCGAGGACATAAAGATTCACCAGGACAGTGTCACCAAGCTGCTGACCGACGTGCAGCTGATGAAGGGGAAGCAGGAGAGCATGGACTCCAAGCTGCTGGCCATGAAGCA TGAGAACGAGGCCCTGTGGCGGGAGGTGGCCAGCCTGCGGCAGAAGCACGCCCAACAGCAGAAAGTCGTCAACAAG CTCATCCAGTTCCTCATCTCGCTGGTGCAGTCGAACCGGATCCTGGGGGTGAAGAGAAAGAT ccCGCTGATGCTGAACGACAGCAGCTCCGCGCATTCCATGCCCAAGTACGGCCGGCAGTTCTCTCTGGAGCGCATCCACGGCCCGGGGCCCTACTCG GCTCAGTCCCCGGCCTATAGCGGCTCCAGCCTCTACCCCCCAGACGCTGTTGCCAGCTCCGGACCCATCATCTCCGACATCACCGAGCTGGCCCCCGGCAGCCCCTTGGCCTCCGCAGGCGGGAGCGTAGCTGAGAG GCCCCTGTCCAGCAGCCCCCTGGTTCGAGTCAAGGAGGAGCCCCCCAGCCCACCTCGGAGCCCCCGGGCAGAGGATGCCAGTCCCAGCCAGCCGTCCTCCGTGGTGGAGACGCCCCTGTCCCCGACCGCCCTCATTGATTCCATCCTGCGGGAGAGCGAGCCTGCACCGGCCGCCTCGGCCCCGGCCCTCGCCGATGCCGGGGGCCGCCCCCCCTCGCCCCGGCCTGCCTCGGCCCCCGAGAAGTGCCTCAGCGTAGCCTGCCTGGACAA TGTGGCTCGCGCTCCACAGATGTCTGGGGTCGCCCgcctcttcccctgcccctcctcctctctacATGGCCGAGTCCAGCCAGG GACCGAGCTCAGCGACCACCTGGATGCCATGGACTCCAACCTGGACAACCTGCAGACCATGCTGACAAGCCACGGCTTCAGCGTGGACACCAGCACCCTGCTGGAC TTGTTCAGCCCTTCGGTGACAGTGCCTGACATGAGCCTGCCCGACCTTGACAGCAGCCTGGCCAGC ATCCAGGAGCTCCTCTCTCCCCAGGAGCCCCCCAGGCCTCTTGAAGCAGAGAGCAGCAGCCCTGACTCAG ggAAGCAGCTGGTGCACTACACGGCCCAGCCCCTGCTGCTGCTGGACCCTGGCTCCGTGGACGTCGGGGGTGGCGACCTGCCGGTGCTCTTCGAGCTGGGAGACGGCTCCTACTTCTCCGAGGGGGATGACTACACAGACGACCCCACCATCTCCCTGCTGACGGGCTCGGAGCCCCCCAAAGCCAAGGACCCCACTGTCTCCTAG